Proteins encoded together in one Kutzneria kofuensis window:
- a CDS encoding class I SAM-dependent methyltransferase produces the protein MRARLTAVHVLPSPNIWQWPELYAVENRAQDSTGEIWRALRAECDWVGQDVVDVGCGDGFHLSVFATDAASVTGVEPHPPLVERAKARTHDADNIRVLEGGAQRLPLPDGCADLVHARTAYFFGPGCEPGLMETDRVLRPGGALAIVDLDGAAPPYGRWLCDDVRGYDPVAVQRFFDEQGFSTRHVRTTWRFERRADLEAVLRIEFSAKVAERAIAETAGTEIPVGYRLHVRRKPTGIILPS, from the coding sequence ATGAGGGCCAGACTGACGGCCGTGCACGTGCTTCCCAGCCCCAACATCTGGCAGTGGCCCGAGCTGTACGCGGTGGAGAACCGCGCCCAGGACAGCACCGGCGAGATCTGGCGGGCGCTGCGGGCCGAGTGCGACTGGGTCGGACAGGACGTCGTCGACGTCGGCTGCGGCGACGGATTCCACCTGTCGGTGTTCGCGACGGATGCGGCAAGCGTCACGGGCGTGGAGCCGCATCCGCCGCTGGTGGAGCGGGCCAAGGCGCGCACGCACGACGCCGACAACATCCGCGTGCTGGAGGGCGGTGCGCAGCGGCTGCCGCTCCCGGACGGCTGCGCGGATCTGGTGCACGCGCGGACCGCGTACTTCTTCGGGCCCGGCTGTGAACCCGGGCTGATGGAGACGGATCGGGTGCTACGGCCCGGTGGCGCGCTGGCGATCGTCGATCTCGACGGCGCCGCGCCGCCGTACGGACGATGGCTGTGCGACGACGTCCGTGGCTACGATCCCGTTGCAGTGCAACGGTTCTTCGACGAGCAGGGCTTCAGCACCCGGCATGTCCGCACGACGTGGCGGTTCGAGCGCCGCGCCGACCTGGAAGCCGTGCTGCGCATCGAGTTCTCGGCGAAGGTGGCCGAACGGGCCATCGCCGAGACGGCCGGCACGGAGATCCCGGTCGGCTACCGGCTGCATGTGCGCCGGAAGCCGACCGGGATCATCCTGCCCTCGTGA
- the dxr gene encoding 1-deoxy-D-xylulose-5-phosphate reductoisomerase: MDTANPRVLVLGSTGSIGTQALDVIAANRDRFRLAGISAGGSDPALLARQALDHEVEAVALTRATAVEDLQLALYAEAQRRGYSQGDFRLPRILAGPEANEELIDSTPADVVLNGLPGSQGLRPSLKALATDARLALANKESLIAGGPLVLKAAKPGQLVSVDSEHSALAQCLRGGTEEEVARLVLTASGGPFRGRKRSDLADVTVENAMAHPTWSMGPLITINSATLVNKGLELIEAHLLFDVPYDRIDVVVHPQSIIHSMVTFVDGSTLAQASPPDMRLPISLALGWPSRIPGAAKACDWSKAASWTFEPLDNETFPSVELARSAGSAGGCLPAVYNASNEEAVAAFLSGNAAFTSIVDTVDRVLTEADQWRGEPADVAEVLAAEDWARARARELVARPVGSGRD, translated from the coding sequence ATGGACACCGCGAACCCGCGGGTGCTCGTGCTCGGCTCGACCGGGTCGATCGGCACCCAGGCCCTTGACGTCATCGCCGCCAACCGAGACCGCTTCCGCCTCGCCGGCATCTCCGCCGGCGGCTCCGACCCGGCCCTGCTCGCCCGCCAGGCCCTCGACCACGAGGTCGAGGCGGTGGCGCTGACCCGGGCGACGGCGGTGGAGGACCTCCAGCTCGCCCTCTACGCCGAGGCCCAGCGCCGCGGCTACAGCCAGGGCGACTTCCGGCTGCCCCGCATCCTGGCCGGCCCGGAGGCGAACGAGGAGCTGATCGACTCCACCCCGGCGGACGTGGTGCTCAACGGCCTGCCGGGCTCGCAGGGCCTGCGGCCGTCCCTCAAGGCACTGGCGACGGACGCCCGCCTGGCGCTGGCCAACAAGGAGTCGCTGATCGCGGGCGGCCCGCTGGTGCTCAAGGCGGCCAAGCCGGGCCAGCTGGTGTCGGTGGACTCCGAGCACTCGGCGCTGGCCCAGTGCCTGCGCGGCGGCACCGAGGAGGAAGTGGCCCGCCTCGTCCTGACGGCGTCGGGCGGCCCGTTCCGCGGCAGGAAGCGAAGCGACCTGGCCGATGTGACGGTCGAGAACGCGATGGCCCACCCGACCTGGTCGATGGGCCCGCTGATCACCATCAACTCGGCCACCCTGGTCAACAAGGGCCTGGAGCTGATCGAGGCCCACCTGCTGTTCGACGTGCCCTACGACCGCATCGACGTGGTGGTGCACCCGCAGTCCATCATTCACTCGATGGTGACGTTCGTGGACGGCTCGACGCTGGCCCAGGCCAGCCCGCCGGACATGCGGCTGCCGATCTCGCTGGCCCTGGGCTGGCCGTCCCGGATCCCGGGCGCGGCGAAGGCCTGCGACTGGTCGAAGGCGGCCAGCTGGACGTTCGAGCCGCTGGACAACGAGACGTTCCCGTCGGTGGAACTGGCCCGCTCGGCCGGTTCGGCCGGCGGCTGCCTGCCGGCGGTCTACAACGCTTCCAACGAGGAGGCGGTCGCCGCCTTCCTGTCGGGCAACGCTGCCTTCACCTCCATCGTGGACACTGTTGACCGGGTGCTCACCGAAGCCGACCAGTGGCGCGGGGAACCCGCCGATGTGGCCGAGGTGCTGGCCGCCGAGGACTGGGCCCGCGCGCGAGCGCGCGAACTGGTCGCACGGCCGGTCGGTTCGGGAAGGGACTAA
- a CDS encoding GNAT family N-acetyltransferase: MLRLAGARVLDDRDVSAVRAVLDEDPVASCMVAARVEVAGADPWRLGGELWGMEGRPARNGRLTGLCFSGPNLIPLSGNRAALRHFADRALRRHRMCSSLVGPADLVMGLWQELEPVWGPAREVRPHQPLLAMGGSPTVKPDPLVRPVRPDELDVYLPAAVAMFTEEVGVDPRLDDGGAGYRARVAELIASGRAFARFESGQVVYKAEIGALSEKVGQIQGVWVRPDRRGQGLGASGTAAVADRLVRGLGRTASLYVNGFNAPARAAYRRIGFSEVGRYATVLF; the protein is encoded by the coding sequence GTGTTGAGGCTTGCCGGGGCACGGGTGCTCGACGATCGCGACGTGTCGGCGGTGCGCGCCGTGCTCGACGAGGACCCGGTCGCGTCCTGCATGGTCGCCGCGCGCGTGGAGGTCGCCGGGGCGGACCCGTGGCGGCTGGGCGGCGAGCTGTGGGGCATGGAGGGCCGTCCCGCCCGCAACGGCCGGCTCACCGGCCTGTGCTTCTCCGGCCCGAATCTCATCCCGTTGTCCGGCAACCGCGCCGCGCTGCGGCACTTCGCCGACCGTGCGCTGCGCCGGCACCGGATGTGCTCCTCCCTGGTCGGCCCGGCCGACCTGGTGATGGGGCTGTGGCAGGAGTTGGAGCCGGTGTGGGGGCCGGCCCGCGAGGTGCGCCCGCACCAGCCGCTGCTGGCGATGGGCGGTTCCCCCACGGTCAAGCCAGATCCGCTGGTCCGCCCGGTGCGGCCGGACGAGCTGGACGTCTACCTGCCGGCGGCGGTGGCCATGTTCACCGAGGAGGTCGGCGTCGACCCGCGGCTGGACGACGGCGGCGCCGGCTACCGGGCCCGGGTCGCGGAGCTGATCGCCAGCGGCCGCGCGTTCGCCCGGTTCGAGAGCGGCCAGGTCGTGTACAAGGCCGAGATCGGCGCCCTGTCGGAGAAGGTCGGGCAGATCCAGGGCGTGTGGGTACGCCCGGACCGGCGTGGCCAGGGCCTGGGCGCGAGCGGCACCGCCGCGGTCGCCGACCGGCTCGTGCGGGGGCTGGGCCGGACGGCCAGCCTCTACGTCAACGGGTTCAACGCGCCCGCGCGGGCGGCCTACCGCCGGATCGGCTTCTCGGAGGTCGGCCGGTACGCCACCGTGTTGTTCTGA
- the rlmN gene encoding 23S rRNA (adenine(2503)-C(2))-methyltransferase RlmN encodes MTALPLVFDAPRRAMPPRHLADMSAAERAQAVADLGEKPFRAKQLSNHYFSRLTVDPDAMTDIPAATRERLVGQLMPSLLTEVRKLSCDDGTTRKTLWRAHDGTLLESVLMRYPDRATLCISSQAGCGMACPFCATGQGGLTRNLSTAEIVDQVRAAAAAMRDGELPGGPGRLSNIVFMGMGEPLANYKRVIDAVHRICDPAPDGLGISQRSVTVSTVGLVPAIRKLTEEGLHVRLAVSLHTPDDELRDTLVPVNTRWKVSEVLQAARGYADKTGRRVSIEYALIRDVNDQPWRADMLGKKLHKHLGQYAHVNLIPLNPTPGSKWDASPKPVQDEFVQRVKAQGVECTVRDTRGQEIAAACGQLAAEG; translated from the coding sequence ATGACTGCGCTCCCCCTTGTCTTCGATGCCCCTCGCCGTGCCATGCCGCCCCGGCACCTGGCCGACATGTCCGCGGCCGAACGCGCCCAGGCCGTCGCCGACCTGGGGGAGAAGCCGTTCCGCGCGAAGCAGCTGTCCAACCACTACTTCTCCCGGCTGACCGTCGACCCGGACGCGATGACCGACATCCCGGCCGCGACCCGGGAGCGGCTGGTCGGCCAGCTGATGCCGAGCCTGCTCACCGAGGTGCGCAAGCTCAGCTGCGACGACGGCACCACCCGCAAGACGCTGTGGCGGGCGCACGACGGCACGCTGCTGGAGAGCGTGCTCATGCGCTATCCCGACCGGGCAACCCTCTGTATCTCCAGCCAGGCCGGCTGCGGCATGGCCTGCCCGTTCTGTGCCACCGGGCAGGGCGGGCTGACCCGCAACCTGTCCACCGCCGAGATCGTCGACCAGGTTCGGGCCGCCGCCGCGGCGATGCGCGACGGCGAGCTGCCCGGTGGTCCCGGCCGCCTGTCGAACATCGTCTTCATGGGCATGGGTGAGCCGCTCGCCAACTACAAGCGGGTCATCGACGCCGTGCACCGGATCTGCGACCCCGCGCCGGACGGCCTGGGTATCTCGCAGCGGTCGGTGACTGTGTCGACGGTCGGTCTGGTCCCGGCGATCCGGAAGTTGACCGAGGAGGGGCTGCACGTCCGGCTGGCCGTGTCACTGCACACCCCCGATGACGAGCTCCGCGACACTCTCGTGCCCGTGAACACGCGGTGGAAAGTATCCGAGGTCCTGCAGGCCGCTCGCGGCTACGCCGACAAGACCGGTCGGCGGGTGTCGATCGAGTACGCGCTGATCAGGGACGTCAATGACCAGCCGTGGCGGGCCGACATGCTGGGCAAGAAGCTGCACAAGCATCTCGGCCAGTACGCGCACGTCAACCTGATCCCGCTGAACCCGACGCCAGGCTCGAAGTGGGATGCCTCGCCGAAACCCGTGCAGGACGAGTTCGTGCAGCGGGTCAAGGCTCAGGGCGTGGAGTGCACCGTCCGCGACACACGTGGCCAGGAGATCGCCGCTGCCTGCGGCCAGCTCGCCGCCGAAGGGTGA
- a CDS encoding M50 family metallopeptidase, with protein MVNVLGVVLFALGIGISVALHEFGHLLTAKAFGMKVTRYFIGFGPKIWSFRRGETEYGLKVIPAGGFCEIVGMTALDEVAPEDAPRAFYRQKTWKRVIVLSAGSITHFILGLLIIYVAAISLGLPNTQNLPIAGEISQCAQATQDPVTGKYSPCTASDPAPAKAAGLQPGDRILSVAGKPTPTYNDMVTITRDAKGPTPFVVERDGRQLTLSVDVATVQRILDPTKPLGPNDKTGPVGAIGMSPSATISYGPIAAFGATGVFTGQMFGAVWDGLKALPTKIPALLTAIAGGQRDADAPVSVVGASLIGGQAADRGLWWFFVILLANLNFFVGVFNLLPLLPLDGGHIAVNLYERVRDAVRKWRGKPAGAPVDYVKLLPLTYLLVLLGGAYTLLAITADIVNPIKLG; from the coding sequence GTGGTCAACGTCCTGGGTGTGGTGCTGTTCGCGTTGGGCATCGGGATCTCCGTCGCCCTGCACGAGTTCGGCCACCTGCTGACGGCCAAGGCCTTCGGCATGAAGGTGACCAGGTACTTCATCGGCTTCGGGCCGAAGATCTGGTCGTTCCGCCGTGGCGAGACGGAGTACGGGCTCAAGGTCATTCCGGCCGGCGGGTTCTGCGAGATCGTGGGCATGACCGCGCTGGACGAGGTCGCGCCGGAGGACGCGCCCCGCGCCTTCTACCGGCAGAAGACCTGGAAGCGGGTCATCGTGCTGTCCGCGGGCTCGATCACGCACTTCATCCTCGGCCTGCTCATCATCTACGTCGCCGCCATCTCGCTGGGCCTGCCCAACACGCAGAACCTGCCGATCGCCGGCGAGATCAGCCAGTGCGCGCAGGCCACGCAGGACCCGGTCACCGGCAAGTACAGCCCCTGCACGGCGTCCGACCCGGCTCCGGCCAAGGCGGCCGGCCTGCAGCCCGGCGACCGGATCCTGTCGGTCGCCGGCAAGCCCACGCCGACCTACAACGACATGGTGACCATCACCCGCGACGCCAAGGGCCCCACGCCCTTCGTGGTCGAGCGGGACGGCAGGCAGCTGACGCTGAGCGTGGACGTGGCCACGGTGCAGCGCATCCTGGACCCGACCAAGCCGCTGGGCCCCAACGACAAGACCGGGCCGGTGGGCGCGATCGGCATGTCGCCGTCGGCCACCATCAGCTACGGCCCGATCGCCGCGTTCGGCGCGACCGGTGTGTTCACCGGCCAGATGTTCGGGGCCGTGTGGGACGGCCTGAAGGCGCTGCCGACGAAGATCCCGGCGCTGCTCACCGCCATCGCCGGCGGCCAGCGCGACGCGGACGCCCCGGTCAGCGTGGTCGGCGCGAGCCTGATCGGCGGCCAGGCGGCCGACCGCGGGCTGTGGTGGTTCTTCGTGATCCTGCTCGCGAACCTGAACTTCTTCGTCGGCGTGTTCAACCTGCTGCCGCTGCTGCCGCTGGACGGCGGGCACATCGCGGTCAACCTGTACGAGCGGGTGCGTGACGCCGTGCGCAAGTGGCGGGGCAAGCCGGCGGGCGCGCCGGTCGACTACGTGAAGTTGTTGCCGCTGACGTACCTGTTGGTGTTGTTGGGTGGCGCGTACACCCTGTTGGCCATCACGGCCGACATCGTGAACCCCATCAAGCTGGGGTGA
- a CDS encoding penicillin-binding transpeptidase domain-containing protein: protein MPRKLPLVVAFALVLPLSACGLFESKPSQDDIAKNFLADFAKGDTAAAAQLTDDANASKALMDKVRTALKPTGVTLTAGASQPPSGDTATVPFNASWNLGKDRTWTYQGSLAMTQASGDWRVHWQPEDVHPKLSAQQSIALTVLQPDPAPVLDRDGAPLLAPTPVISISLDRKQAGDLNSVATALAAALNRFDNTITAQSIIDGASKTPDGQAYSIVNLRDADYQTVKPQIHELPGVSFATQTQLLAQNKSLGPQFLSTIKTAVNTQVAGAAGWRVVTKDAAGNDVADLAGKDPQPAKSLTTTIGTGIQAAAQAAIAGVQQPAAIVAMQPSTGEVLAVAQNAPADAQGLIALTGQFPPGSTFKIVTGVSALEAGKVTLDGPLPCPGKTTIDGRVIPNENEFDLGTVPLRTAFAQSCNTTFSQIAATQLTSQQLADTAKQMGIGADFNVPGVVTVTGSVPVPTSTVERAEDGFGQGKDQVSPFGMALVASTVVKGSIPTPTLIRGTETKVNTPAQQPVPGPVLDSMRQMMRAVVTDGTAKAIRDIPDVAGKTGTAQFGDGTNSHGWFVGYRGDLAFAVLLVGAGSSSPAVVVAGNFLRAVK from the coding sequence GTGCCGAGAAAGCTGCCGCTGGTCGTCGCGTTCGCCCTGGTCCTGCCGCTGAGCGCGTGCGGCCTGTTCGAGTCGAAGCCGAGCCAGGACGACATCGCCAAGAACTTCCTCGCCGACTTCGCCAAGGGCGACACCGCCGCGGCGGCGCAGCTCACCGACGATGCGAACGCGTCGAAGGCGCTGATGGACAAGGTCAGGACGGCGCTCAAGCCGACCGGGGTGACGCTGACCGCGGGCGCGTCCCAGCCGCCCAGCGGCGACACGGCCACCGTGCCGTTCAACGCCAGCTGGAACCTCGGCAAGGACCGCACCTGGACCTACCAGGGCTCGCTGGCCATGACGCAGGCCAGCGGCGACTGGCGGGTGCACTGGCAGCCCGAGGACGTGCACCCGAAGCTGTCGGCGCAGCAGTCGATCGCGCTGACCGTGCTGCAGCCGGACCCGGCCCCGGTGCTGGACCGGGACGGCGCGCCGCTGCTCGCCCCCACGCCGGTGATCAGCATCTCGCTGGACCGCAAGCAGGCCGGCGACCTGAACTCGGTGGCCACCGCGCTGGCCGCGGCGTTGAACAGGTTCGACAACACGATCACCGCACAGTCGATCATCGACGGCGCCAGCAAGACGCCGGACGGCCAGGCGTATTCGATCGTGAACCTGCGTGACGCGGACTACCAGACGGTCAAGCCGCAGATCCACGAGCTGCCCGGGGTGAGCTTCGCCACCCAGACCCAGTTGCTGGCCCAGAACAAGTCGCTCGGCCCGCAGTTCCTGTCCACGATCAAGACCGCGGTCAACACGCAGGTCGCCGGCGCGGCCGGCTGGCGGGTCGTGACCAAGGACGCGGCCGGCAACGACGTGGCCGACCTGGCCGGCAAGGACCCGCAGCCGGCGAAGTCGCTGACCACCACGATCGGCACCGGCATCCAGGCCGCCGCGCAGGCCGCGATCGCAGGGGTGCAGCAGCCGGCGGCGATCGTCGCGATGCAGCCGTCGACCGGGGAGGTCCTGGCGGTGGCGCAGAACGCGCCGGCCGACGCGCAGGGCCTGATCGCGCTGACCGGGCAGTTCCCGCCCGGCTCCACGTTCAAGATCGTCACGGGCGTGTCGGCGCTGGAGGCCGGCAAGGTGACGCTGGACGGCCCGCTGCCGTGCCCGGGCAAGACCACCATCGACGGCCGGGTGATCCCGAACGAGAACGAGTTCGACCTCGGCACGGTGCCGCTGCGCACCGCCTTCGCGCAGTCCTGCAACACGACGTTCTCCCAGATCGCCGCCACCCAGCTGACCAGCCAGCAGCTCGCCGACACGGCCAAGCAGATGGGCATCGGGGCCGACTTCAACGTGCCGGGTGTGGTCACGGTGACCGGGTCCGTGCCGGTGCCGACGTCCACGGTCGAGCGGGCCGAGGACGGCTTCGGACAGGGCAAGGACCAGGTCAGCCCGTTCGGCATGGCGCTGGTGGCCTCGACCGTGGTCAAGGGCTCGATCCCGACGCCGACGCTGATCCGCGGCACCGAGACCAAGGTCAACACGCCGGCGCAGCAGCCGGTGCCGGGGCCGGTGCTGGACTCGATGCGGCAGATGATGCGCGCGGTGGTGACGGACGGAACCGCCAAGGCCATCAGGGACATTCCCGATGTGGCCGGCAAGACCGGCACCGCCCAGTTCGGCGACGGCACCAACTCGCACGGTTGGTTCGTCGGCTACCGCGGCGACCTCGCGTTCGCGGTGCTGCTGGTCGGCGCGGGCAGCTCGTCCCCGGCCGTGGTGGTGGCGGGCAACTTCCTACGGGCAGTCAAGTGA
- a CDS encoding GlsB/YeaQ/YmgE family stress response membrane protein, with protein MGIIAWIVLGLIVGIIAKAIMPGRDGGGIILTAVLGIVGGFLGGIIGKAIFGVDLGGFFDLRTWLLAILGAVIVLAIFRLVTGRKART; from the coding sequence GTGGGCATCATCGCGTGGATCGTGCTCGGATTGATTGTCGGCATCATCGCCAAGGCGATCATGCCCGGCCGCGACGGCGGCGGCATCATCCTGACCGCGGTGCTCGGAATCGTCGGCGGCTTCCTCGGCGGCATCATCGGCAAGGCGATCTTCGGAGTCGACCTCGGCGGCTTCTTCGACCTGCGCACATGGCTGCTCGCGATCCTCGGCGCCGTCATCGTGCTGGCCATCTTCCGGCTGGTGACGGGCCGCAAGGCACGCACGTAG
- a CDS encoding VOC family protein: protein MTHTNGILPGRPCWVSLDSTDPPASRDFYAALLGWRYTVDRRGGALAHVGRDEVAAGIDPGRRHEWRLHLAIRNPWIASERVRQHGGRVVRGPLEGRTVIAEDPSGGVIALSAPMPDVTLAYGLPGCFEWADLNTRDGHLADKFFRGLFGYSQGQVGDGVDLDYTVWWLNGAAVLGRYRMDAEFPADTPPHWMVFFRVTDTDEAANCVRRLAGTVVVEPFDSAYGRVAVLTDPQGATFSVIEPHEEEEEPVDPYDD from the coding sequence ATGACGCACACCAACGGCATCCTCCCCGGACGGCCCTGCTGGGTAAGCCTCGACAGCACCGATCCGCCGGCCAGCCGCGACTTCTACGCCGCGCTGCTCGGCTGGCGGTACACAGTGGACCGACGCGGCGGCGCGCTCGCGCACGTCGGCCGGGACGAGGTGGCCGCGGGCATCGATCCCGGGCGACGCCACGAATGGCGGCTGCACCTGGCCATCCGCAATCCGTGGATCGCCTCGGAACGGGTGCGCCAGCACGGGGGCCGCGTCGTGCGTGGCCCCCTGGAGGGGCGCACCGTGATCGCCGAGGATCCCAGCGGCGGCGTGATCGCGTTGAGCGCGCCGATGCCGGATGTCACGCTGGCGTACGGACTTCCGGGCTGCTTCGAGTGGGCGGACCTGAACACCCGCGACGGCCACCTGGCGGACAAGTTCTTCCGCGGCCTGTTCGGCTACAGCCAGGGCCAGGTCGGTGACGGCGTCGATCTGGACTACACCGTGTGGTGGCTGAACGGCGCGGCGGTGCTCGGCCGCTATCGGATGGACGCCGAGTTCCCGGCGGACACGCCGCCGCACTGGATGGTGTTCTTTCGTGTCACCGACACGGACGAGGCGGCGAACTGCGTGCGCCGGCTGGCGGGAACGGTTGTGGTGGAACCGTTCGACTCCGCCTACGGGCGCGTGGCCGTGCTGACCGATCCGCAGGGCGCGACCTTCTCGGTGATCGAGCCGCACGAGGAGGAAGAGGAGCCGGTCGACCCGTACGACGACTAG
- a CDS encoding DUF2631 domain-containing protein, with amino-acid sequence MASSELEKRPASVVDPHDEPSVEWGWHGTFPKATRIAGWLTAIALLLMLIGNHRGHIEDIYLIGTAAAIVLALIWDRIRSRTAWRR; translated from the coding sequence GTGGCGTCCTCGGAGTTGGAGAAGCGTCCGGCCAGCGTCGTCGACCCGCACGACGAGCCGTCGGTTGAGTGGGGCTGGCACGGCACCTTCCCCAAGGCCACCCGCATCGCCGGCTGGCTCACCGCCATCGCCCTGCTGCTGATGCTGATCGGCAACCACCGCGGCCACATCGAGGACATCTACCTCATCGGCACCGCCGCGGCCATCGTGCTCGCCCTGATCTGGGACCGCATCCGCAGCCGCACCGCTTGGCGCCGCTGA
- the ispG gene encoding flavodoxin-dependent (E)-4-hydroxy-3-methylbut-2-enyl-diphosphate synthase, with amino-acid sequence MVVSLGMPATPPPVLSERRRTRQLHVGSVGVGSDYPVSVQSMTTTLTADVNATLQQIAELTAAGCDIVRVACPSQDDADALPAIARKSQIPVIADIHFQPKYVFAAIEAGCAAVRVNPGNIKKFDDKVREIAQAAKDHGTPIRIGVNAGSLDPRLLQKHGKATPEALVESALWEASLFAEHDFHDIKISVKHNDPVVMVRAYELLAESCDYPLHLGVTEAGPAFQGTIKSAVAFGALLRQGIGDTIRVSLSAPPVEEIKVGTQILQSLNLRPRKLEIVSCPSCGRAQVDVYKLAEEVTAGLEGMEVPLRVAVMGCVVNGPGEAREADLGVASGNGKGQIFVKGQVVKTVPEHQIVETLIEEAMRIAEDMEPVDGASPVVTAS; translated from the coding sequence ATGGTTGTCAGCCTTGGTATGCCTGCGACGCCTCCTCCCGTACTGAGCGAGCGGCGGCGGACCCGGCAGCTGCACGTCGGCTCGGTCGGCGTCGGCAGTGACTACCCCGTCTCGGTCCAGTCCATGACCACCACGCTCACCGCCGACGTCAACGCCACCCTGCAGCAGATCGCGGAGCTGACCGCGGCCGGCTGCGACATCGTGCGCGTGGCCTGCCCGTCGCAGGACGACGCGGACGCGCTGCCGGCGATCGCGCGCAAGTCGCAGATCCCGGTGATCGCCGACATCCACTTCCAGCCCAAGTACGTGTTCGCCGCGATCGAGGCCGGCTGCGCCGCGGTGCGGGTGAATCCGGGCAACATCAAGAAGTTCGACGACAAGGTCCGGGAGATCGCGCAGGCGGCCAAGGACCATGGCACGCCGATCCGGATCGGTGTCAACGCCGGTTCGCTGGACCCGCGGCTGTTGCAGAAGCACGGCAAGGCCACGCCGGAGGCGCTGGTGGAGTCGGCGCTGTGGGAGGCATCGCTGTTCGCCGAGCATGACTTCCACGACATCAAGATCTCGGTCAAGCACAACGACCCGGTGGTCATGGTCCGGGCCTACGAGCTGTTGGCGGAGTCGTGTGACTATCCGCTGCACCTGGGTGTGACCGAGGCCGGTCCGGCGTTTCAGGGCACGATCAAGTCGGCGGTGGCGTTCGGGGCGCTGCTGCGGCAGGGCATCGGGGACACGATCCGGGTGTCGCTGTCGGCGCCGCCGGTGGAGGAGATCAAGGTCGGCACGCAGATCCTGCAGTCGCTGAACCTGCGTCCGCGCAAGCTGGAGATCGTGTCGTGCCCGTCGTGTGGTCGGGCGCAGGTGGATGTGTACAAGTTGGCCGAGGAGGTCACCGCCGGCCTGGAGGGCATGGAGGTGCCGCTGCGGGTGGCGGTGATGGGGTGCGTGGTCAACGGGCCCGGTGAGGCCCGGGAGGCCGATCTGGGGGTGGCCTCGGGCAACGGCAAGGGGCAGATCTTCGTCAAGGGGCAGGTCGTCAAGACGGTGCCGGAGCACCAGATCGTCGAGACCCTGATCGAAGAGGCCATGCGCATCGCCGAGGACATGGAGCCCGTCGACGGCGCCTCGCCGGTCGTCACGGCCTCCTGA
- a CDS encoding PadR family transcriptional regulator yields the protein MRSHNHPHFQSRFQHGHDFGTLPGFPHHTPPRPPEPPMGPMPFAAGGPWPGALSAMAGFRGGRRGGRRQRRGNVRAAVLALLAERPMHGYEMIQELGERTNGVWRPSPGSVYPTLQMLDDEGLIVGDAASGKKLFTLTESGRAEAAKLGEAKPWADAVGEADEVRELHTALRQLFMAVEQITQAGTEDQKSRAVDAINEAKRRIYGLLAEDVDADDDGE from the coding sequence ATGCGCAGCCACAACCACCCCCACTTCCAGTCCCGTTTCCAGCACGGCCACGACTTCGGCACGCTGCCGGGCTTCCCGCACCACACCCCGCCCCGCCCGCCGGAACCGCCGATGGGCCCGATGCCCTTCGCGGCCGGCGGCCCCTGGCCGGGGGCGCTCAGCGCGATGGCCGGCTTCCGCGGCGGTCGCCGTGGCGGCCGGCGACAACGTCGCGGCAACGTCCGCGCGGCGGTGCTCGCCCTGCTCGCGGAGCGTCCGATGCACGGCTACGAGATGATCCAGGAGCTCGGCGAGCGCACCAACGGCGTCTGGCGGCCCAGCCCCGGCTCGGTCTACCCGACGCTGCAGATGCTCGACGACGAGGGCCTGATCGTCGGCGACGCCGCCAGCGGCAAGAAGCTGTTCACCCTCACTGAGTCCGGCCGGGCCGAGGCGGCCAAGCTGGGCGAGGCCAAGCCCTGGGCCGACGCGGTCGGCGAGGCCGACGAGGTCCGCGAGCTGCACACGGCCCTGCGCCAGCTGTTCATGGCCGTGGAGCAGATCACCCAGGCCGGCACCGAGGACCAGAAGTCCCGCGCCGTCGACGCGATCAACGAGGCCAAGCGGCGGATCTACGGCCTGCTGGCCGAGGACGTCGACGCCGATGACGACGGCGAGTGA